One genomic region from Thermomicrobium sp. 4228-Ro encodes:
- a CDS encoding Uma2 family endonuclease, translated as MAQATGRLPTTHRFTVDDLERMVRAGILREDARVELIEGELYDMNPIGWAHQACVNRLTELFVRALHGRAIVQPQGPVRLSDRSLPQPDLALLRPRADFYARSGPGPADVLLLVEVSDTTLAYDRDIKVPLYARAGIPEVWLVDLAGEQVLAFRLPDAGGYRYSSVHRPGELVSPQAFPDMSLAVDDLVGA; from the coding sequence ATGGCACAGGCAACCGGCCGGCTCCCCACTACCCACCGCTTCACCGTCGACGACCTGGAACGAATGGTCCGGGCGGGCATCCTGCGCGAAGACGCGCGAGTCGAGCTCATCGAAGGAGAACTCTACGACATGAACCCGATCGGCTGGGCGCACCAGGCCTGCGTGAACCGGCTGACGGAGCTGTTCGTCCGTGCCCTGCACGGTCGAGCGATCGTCCAGCCACAGGGACCGGTCCGGCTGAGCGACCGCTCGCTACCGCAGCCCGACCTCGCCCTCTTGCGCCCTCGCGCCGACTTCTACGCCCGCTCCGGACCAGGCCCTGCCGACGTCCTGCTCCTCGTCGAAGTGAGCGACACGACACTCGCCTACGACCGGGACATCAAAGTCCCCCTGTACGCCCGGGCTGGGATCCCGGAAGTCTGGCTCGTCGACCTCGCGGGCGAGCAAGTGCTCGCGTTCCGCTTACCGGATGCGGGCGGATACCGGTACTCATCAGTCCATCGCCCCGGTGAGCTGGTCAGCCCCCAGGCGTTCCCGGACATGTCGCTGGCGGTCGACGATCTCGTCGGGGCGTAA
- a CDS encoding Uma2 family endonuclease, with protein MQQTVPQVPTRHRFTVDDLERMVRSGILREDARVELIEGELYDMNPIGWAHQACVDWLTAFFVRQLGDRAIVRAQGPIRVGDRSLPQPDLTLLRPRPDYYRHEGPAASDVLLLVEVADTSLAYDRDIKVPLYARAGIPEVWLVDLAGGQVLVFRAPDAGKYRASVVVRPGELVSPLAFPDLLIDVAALLGT; from the coding sequence ATGCAGCAGACAGTCCCACAGGTACCGACGCGGCACCGCTTCACGGTCGACGACCTCGAGCGCATGGTGCGCTCCGGCATCCTGCGCGAAGACGCGCGGGTCGAACTCATCGAAGGAGAACTCTACGACATGAACCCGATCGGCTGGGCGCACCAGGCCTGTGTCGACTGGCTCACGGCGTTCTTCGTGCGGCAACTCGGCGACCGCGCGATCGTCCGGGCCCAGGGTCCCATCCGCGTGGGTGACCGCTCGCTTCCACAGCCCGATCTGACGCTGCTCAGACCGCGACCGGACTACTACCGGCACGAGGGGCCGGCAGCCAGCGACGTGCTCTTGCTCGTCGAGGTCGCCGACACCTCCCTCGCCTACGACCGGGACATCAAAGTCCCCCTGTACGCCCGGGCAGGGATTCCGGAAGTCTGGCTCGTCGACCTCGCGGGCGGACAGGTGCTCGTGTTCCGAGCGCCGGATGCAGGCAAATACCGCGCGAGCGTAGTGGTGCGCCCCGGCGAGCTGGTGAGCCCGCTCGCATTTCCGGATCTCTTGATCGACGTCGCGGCTTTGCTGGGCACGTGA